Within Peromyscus leucopus breed LL Stock chromosome 7, UCI_PerLeu_2.1, whole genome shotgun sequence, the genomic segment cagccTGGGTCACCTCAGGTCCTACCCTCCTAGGGCGGGTAAGCGTCCCAGAGGAGGAGCTGGATGCCATGCTGCAGGAAGGGAAGGGCCCCATCAACTTCACGGTCTTCCTCACACTCTTTGGGGAGAAACTCAATGGTGAGTCGGTATCCAGTCAGCCTCCTTAGCCATCTGTATCCAGTCAGCCTCCTTAGCCATTAAGCAAACCTGACCCCCTGGGCCCCATGTGAGGTTCACCTGAACTTACCTGAGATGTGGACCCTGCCTGGCCGTGGTCGACCCAGAGGATGTGGCGCATCCTGGGCTGACTTGGACTCAGAAGAACATCCACTTCCAAATCCCAATTCTGATTTCCCAGTCAGCCAACCCTTTTGATTCCTCGAGAAACATTCTGTGGGGTCAACCCCCGCCCCTCCACACCTCTCCTGTACCCTCTCATCTACCCTACCTTATCTTAAATGGTTTGATGCAGCCTTAGCCCTTCAGCCCCACATGCTCGCTGTCCCCTCCACCAAGGCCCTCCAGGAAAGATCCCAGCTCCCTATAAGTTCTCCCTGGGTGGGACCTAGAGGCCGGGAATGTGACAGTTCACCTGGCTGCCTCCGCCCCCAGGGACGGACCCTGAGGAAGCCATCCTGAGTGCTTTCCGAATGTTTGACCCCAGCGGCCAGGGGGTGGTGAACAAGGACGAGTAAGTGAGGTTTTTCCAACCCCTGGGGCAGGCCACCCCAGGAGAACCAAGAGGGTGGTGAGGTGGGTCCTCTGGGTGTCTCCGGCCTTCACTATACTTTGGCTGGTGACCAGTCCTTCCCAGGGCCCCCTTTCTCTCAGCTCAAGCCTTCTCCCTCCTCAGGTTCAAGCAGCTTCTCCTGACCCAGGCAGACAAGTTCTCTCCTGCTGAGGTGAGAcaccctgcccccccccgcccccctgccccctccccccaccccccccaccccccggtcAGCACCTGTACCTGGCATTGCCACTCTAGCCCTGGGAAGGCCCCCTGGGAAGGCCTCATGACCCGCCGCCCGCAGGGCTCAGGACCCAGATCCTGAAAGGGTAACAGGATCTTCCCAGAAGAGATCCCGTTTCTGTTAAGACCCAGAGGGGAGAAGGCAGACTCAGAAGAGGGTGGGGTTGGCTTTGTGGTCAGGTGAGCCTTTGGCCCCTCCCCCACTCGGCCCCACTTCTGAGTCTGTCCACCAACAGACAAAATCATCCGACTGCACTTGGGCTGGGAAGGCTGAGTCCTCATGTACAACTCTTGGGACGGGGTGGCATCACGGGCCGCACGCACACTGTGGGGTACCCCCTGCAGGTGGAGCAGCTCTTTGCCCTGACACCCATGGACCTGGCAGGCAACATCGACTACAAGTCCCTCTGCTACATCATCACCCACGGCGATGAGAAAGAGGAGTAGAGGCATGCTGGGGTCACCTCAATAAACTCTGTGGCTGAACTAGAACCGAGGCATTGGCTTGACTATGACGTACAGGATGGGGGTGGACCAGGCAGGGGACAGGGGACGCCATGAGGTCCCACCTTTGTTCACACGACCAAGTGAAGTATGAACCATTGTTTTGCCCACTGCTGAACTCCAAGAGAGGAAATGGGATGCACACAACCTCCATGAGGCCCAGGAATGAGCCACAAGTGGGCAGCCCAGCTCTTGAGGTCTGGGTCAAGAAGAAATCTCTTGTTGGAGACTCAGCAGACTTTCTGCCCAGCAGCTCAGCTGACGGGTGCAGCCCTAGGGATCTCCCTTCAACCACATAGCCTCCCTGCTCTACACACAGGCCCACTGCCCAGTCTCTATTGATATGCTTGCTGACTATGTGGACCCTGTGGGAAAAGCACAGGGGAACCTGTTTAAAAACACAGccagaactagagagatggctcagtgctggaTTCCTGGCCTAGCATATTGCATGCCCTGTATTCCGTTCCCAGTAAGCGCCCCTCCCctagggaaagagagggagggaaaagtgggggagagaaggaggagggatatCATAATCATCCTGAAGTACAGGAAGACAGGGACATGATGGGACATGGACACTGGAGGGGAGGGTGGATCACAATCATCCTGAAGTACAGGAAGACAGGGACATGATGAGACATGGACACTGGAGGAGGGTGGATCACAATCATACTGAAGTACAGGAAGACAGGGACATGGACACTGGAGGGGAGGGTGGATCACAATCATCCTGAAGTACAGGAAGACAGGGATATGgacactggaggcagagccagatcaCAGGCAGATGCTAGAAACTGGCCTCCTGCCTCATGAGGCCCTCATATCAAGGGTTTTGTCGCTGGGTCACACAACTGGAGCACAGGGAGAGGACTGCCCCTACAGAACTGTTAGTGTTCCCCATCTCCCCTTCTCTGCTGGAATCACAGTGTGCAGAAGCAGGTGATCCCTGCCCCCCGCCCCAGTACCTAAGGGAGAGACAGAAAACTAGGGACTTGGCTCAGCCAAACCAGAATGGAGCAGCAGCTCTCGGCTACCCTCCCTCCAAGCCTGCTGCAAGGGCTCTCAGCTTGGAGCTGGGAGCAGACGCAAaagaacaggagagagaggagaagagagggggaggtagagagggagaggggagagagaggtggagagggggaggcagagagggaggggggagagagaggtggagagggggaggcagagagggagaggggaggggggaggcagagagggaggtgtGACCGGTGGTGAATGACTATTATCCCCGCACccagaaggcaggaggaccatgagtcaatgccagcctgggctgcatggcaGAACCCTCGTTCAGAAAAAGGATCTAGAGATCTGATGGGGtctttgtcctttgccttatCTTTGAGGATTTCACCCTCTGTAGGTTACGGGAACTAGCCGCCAGGTTGCACGGCTTTCATCTGCGGATATGAAACTGAAGGCCGCGGAAGTGCAGGTGATTCCCCCTTCCGCTCTGTGAGAGAAGCCAACCTTTCATCTGTGGAGCAGACTTTCCTGATTGTCCACACATGTGGCGCTCCCTGAGTTTGCCTTCAAAGTAGTTGTAACATCTCCTTGGCTCCCTCGTAAATGAGCAAATAAATCTCTGCCagatgttcattttgttttgtatttgaatcAAGGTTCTGCTTTGCACCTGGTGGGGGGGAGGGTGTCTTTTAATGCTCTAGAGAGAGCTCAGCTGCTGTGTGAGCTTGAGGCAGGCCCTTAGAATCCCCAGAACTTAGGTGGAAAAGCTGAATGTGCTGTGAATGCTTGTACcccagtcagaggcaggtggattcccaaagcttactggccagccaagCTAGGTTAATTAGTGAGTAACCGGCcaagtgaaagactgtctcaaaaacaaacaaaaaaaaaaaaagtccatcatggtggcacacgcctttaatcccagcactctcgagacagggacaggcggatctctgtgagttcgaggccagcctgggctacagagtgagttccaggacagccagggctacacagtgaagccctgtctcgaaaccaaaaaacaagcaaataaaaacaaaacaaggtggacattcctgaggaatggcacccaagattttacacacacacacacacacacacacacacacacacacacacacacacatacacacacacacacacacacacacacacacacacacacttgggtcCCACCTTCCATGGCCAGGTAGCAGCCTCTACTGGAAAGCAGACCCAAGCAGTGCAGCAGGGCCTCGAAGCGCACATTGGGCACCCCAGTTCTGTGGCTTGAGAATAGGCACTGTATACTCCCACCACCTATGACCCTGCACCCCAGTTTTTCCTGAGGCTCCCTTGGGGGACCTTATCAGAAGGTTACATACAAATCCTCtctcctgatcctgctgccttcTAGAAGCCACAGAAGCCTCCTGGATCTGAAGACACCACATTCTAACCCGAGGTGAACACTCCAGATGCTCCAGagctctgggtcctctggaacttcCCAACCCACCTTACCCCAGAGCCCCACACAGGACACCCCAAGATTCCTGCCCTTATTGCTACAACAGCATCAGAGTTTTCCCATCTCCTTGGAGGGACTCCAGTCATCTCCTCCTTTTAGAGGaccccacccatcccccacccgTGCCCAACATCCCAGCAGACGCTGGATGCTCAGGCCTCTGGGAGCCTCTTTGCCCTACAATGTGGTTCCCTAAGGGCAGGTGTTGGTCTCATCTGGGCCGTCGGGGCAGGCCTCAGCTGTGTAGCAGTGCCCTAATATCATTTCTGAGGGGTCGAAGCAGAGACATCTAGAggatgattcttttaaaaataagacaaagtcaAGTGTTGATCTCATGGAAGCTGAACATGAAACGGTGGTGGAGAGAGGGTAGAGGAAGAACTGCTGTTCTGTTCACTTAGCAGGAGAAATGTGTCATGGCCCCGGGGAAGGCGGCTACAGATAATAACAATGGACCTTCTGGAATGACGGACATTGGATGtcttacaaaagaaaagagatggatgTTTGAGGAGACAGATGTATTTGCTCAGTTTTAGGATATATATGAGGCTAGAAAGAACCATGACAAGGCACTCCAAACATGCAAACAACTATTGTGTGTCAGCTAAAAATAAACgaacaggctgggcagtggtggcgcagaactttgatcccagcactgggaggcagaggcaagtggatctctgagttcgaggccagcctggtttatagagtgagtttctggacagccagggctacacagagaaaccctgtgtagaaACCAAAaaccacaccaaaacaaaacgaATAAACAAACAGCCGGGAggggggtggtgcatgcctttaatcacagcactggatctctctgagttcagggccagcctgctctatatagcaagttccaggccagccagggctacagggtgagaccctgtctcaaggaaaagaaaaagaaaaacaaacaaaaaactcatcaAGAAATAAATAGACAACAAGTGGGGCTTCCGAGacggctcagtgatgaagagcactggccgctcttccagaagacccgagtttgtTCCCCAGCTCCTACATCGTGACTCAAACCCGCCTACAAGTCCAGTTCCtggagacctgacaccctcttctggcctctgcaggcaccagacacacatgtggtgcacagacatacattcaagtaaaatacacacacacacacacacacacacacacacacacacacacacaccctaatacatattaaagtttttaaaataaacaaaataagaacaaGTTAATCCCCCAGAGCATAAAGGAGGGGTAGGAGTTCCCTGTGTCTTCTGCTGGAGCATTTGCTTAGAAATCTAGTAACTCCCAGATCTTTCTCGGCCTCTAGTTATATAAATCTGTCTGAAAGTCAAGCAAGCCTCTTTCCCGAGTTACAACCCAGGGCTGTTCCCTAGTGACCTGGGAACCCACTTGACAAGTCAGCATGAGGGAGACAGCACCCTTATCTCCCCAGCTtccccaggaaggcagaggcctAACTTCAGCAGGCGCCTGGCTGGGCTTGTAAGATAGgagttcatttttttcctttggataaAGGCAATTAGCAAACCCAGATGGCCCAATCCTGCGGGGTACTCAGGATTCACTGTGTGTGACATATGGTTCCCCTATCTTTCCATGAAGTGGCTGGACTAGGTTATCCCTGGCTGTATACAGGAGTGAGATGCTTGTCTTTGATCTCTGTCAGAGATGAGTATTACCCAGTGTTTCCTGGttgttatgtctttttttttttttttttttttttttttttgagacagggtttctctgtgtagctttggtgcctgtcctggatcttgttctgtagaccaggttggcctcaaactcacagagatccacctggctctgcctcctgagtgctgagattaaaggcgtgcgccaccatcgcccagctgtTCTATCTACTCTTGTGGAAAGGTTTTCTGGATTGACAGGAGGTTTTGTTTTGGCCCAGTGATCCACCCTGCCAGGGCCTTCACAAGCCagggaaaggcatggtggcagagggACTCTCTGAGGACAGTGCTGACCAGGCTGACTGGAATGCACAGCACAAGCTGTTCCCCACTAAAGGCCCAGGCAGTGGAGGCTGGGACTCTTTGTTTGTGTGTCCTTTGATCTCATGCTGAGACCCCCTGAACCCCTGGATCTCAGTCCCGCCTTGCTCCTGTCCAGTATCTCTCCACACATTCTTTCTTTAGCTGACTTAACACCATTGATTCAGCGAGAGCCAGACTCTTAGACTCCTGCCCTGGTATGAGAAATATGTGACCCCACATGCTTCCCCAGCAGGCGTGGGCCGCTCAGAGCCTCACACTGTCAAGGCCTGATGGATGCCTGCTGTCCCAAAGGCTGTGCACATGCCCTCTGATCCAGACCAGCCTCCACAGGCTGGGGTCCTACTTGGCACTAACTCGTACTGATTTCACTGCAACAGGAGATCAGAGGATCTAGGGATGCTGTGCAGACAGAAGCAGCAGACCACCATGTGCAGCGAAACTTCTAGAATCTTCTAGGCTGATAGCTGAAATTGTGGCAATATAGAGGGGGCTGCCGCCAGGGTGAAGGAGCAGACATAGCCTCCCTGTACTGTGCACATGTATGACCTCACCCTGAGGTTTTGTCTCCCCGTGTCAAGGAGACGGCCACACTCTAACAGCACCCAATGGCGAGCTATGGTGTTCTCTTCTCCACAGATACTCTTCAGGGCTCacatcccctctcttcctccacagtgactaagacaggctGGACTCCTGGCTACACAGTAAAGACTCCACTTTCAGCAATTTTGCCCACAGATAGAACCCGAGAGCAGTTCCTGCCTAGCAGACAGACAAAGGACCCTCCTGTCACCTCAGATATCTGACAACTTTCTTAGCCTTTGGTTGGTGGAAGCTGGTGTTAACACATTCCAAAAGGATCGACCTGAATAGTCACAAGGACGTCAGGtcacacacagagatggacaGTAAATGGCTGTCGAGTCCCTAAAGATAGCCCGAGATAATTTGACTCCAGCTCTCCACAATCGCAGCTCAAATCAGTCTATCCGGTTGTAGGCTCTGTAACCCAGGTATGGCTTTTTCCCCTGGGAATGTCAGTTCACACCGCACTGACATTTGTGCAGAGGAatcccagagcagagcagagagcttCCAGGTCTAGAGGTACAGCCCTGAGAAATAAGCCAGCAGAACAGATCCACTCCCTGCACTTGGAAATTCTGTGGCTCTCGCATACCCAGAGGCTACAAATGAAGACATCAGAACTTCACAGGCTCCTGACAGCACCCATCCAACCCCTAcatcttcctcttctgtgatCTGTCTGGAGTAATCTGATTCTGGTTCAGAACTTCTGGACACGTCCcgtaatgattttaaaaaaggtgAAGTGGGTACCTTTCGGCGGGCCCTGCCAAGGTATACCACTAAGTGACCACCACGCCCAGTGGTGAGTGCAAGagcttttttgggggagggaggagggggagagcgAAAGAGAAAAAGGCCATCTAA encodes:
- the Myl7 gene encoding myosin regulatory light chain 2, atrial isoform isoform X1 translates to MASRKAGTRGKAAATKQAQRGSSNVFSMFEQAQIQEFKEAFSCIDQNRDGIICKSDLKETYSQLGRVSVPEEELDAMLQEGKGPINFTVFLTLFGEKLNGTDPEEAILSAFRMFDPSGQGVVNKDEFKQLLLTQADKFSPAEVEQLFALTPMDLAGNIDYKSLCYIITHGDEKEE
- the Myl7 gene encoding myosin regulatory light chain 2, atrial isoform isoform X2, giving the protein MSSQCSNKPRFRNSRKLSSQAFSCIDQNRDGIICKSDLKETYSQLGRVSVPEEELDAMLQEGKGPINFTVFLTLFGEKLNGTDPEEAILSAFRMFDPSGQGVVNKDEFKQLLLTQADKFSPAEVEQLFALTPMDLAGNIDYKSLCYIITHGDEKEE